The Carassius carassius chromosome 9, fCarCar2.1, whole genome shotgun sequence genome includes a region encoding these proteins:
- the LOC132149191 gene encoding splicing factor, arginine/serine-rich 19-like isoform X2: MKMGTDGQAEKDEGKIVPGKSQSEQSPDEEEEMESKADRRTVGLRCFQGNRETSEDEPSELGAAVITSSEPVFLVPQLSSQPQYLDCDFDVELTAEVKVENGASLALLTSVTPNLGYQKPGSFLNGNFLFPPSLKKKRVSIDSFLPASSFPGCYSSVTKASGLACALKNSDRVIEMAKSPLPSSPSNSPSSPSSAPSSPSSSSSSSSPGGMGTNYHEDEDRGNVGDSRVNKGTGDFVSSTSYSLVPSSVPVPPSSSSNPSLHASSSFTQPCNDGQRESLENDIYDPFHPTEGEGERDQVSTEDDEEEVDKYDPFEPTGSPASETEEKRCVDEENEGGSSINSGRNVAKAERVLEKGTPAGTEGGHADSTEIDAPSSMFYNVPLEINSKRSIKDRIREQEKNQRERGTDSEHSEIEEGEIVGAIERGRERAIERRREVLLPSSSSPSYLQAGVPKPERILRVLEGDGFVSVRADEEWEREPVSSVGVGDLRRKLTSRRKERFRSCPSSASISPPHVPVLSLPSPSFTNSPPLSTDKGRSRKSSKSSKDRDRRKRKEGRVEKEKRKKRKEKESADGKRESKERDSEKRSVKENKDKDWDRDRGRSSQSESHKRKKRHGSTPEHSSRSHSQNAPRHAQSQRSWSSHSEDRHKDRGRDKERERNPERNHERDRDRDRWRDERDRERDRDSRRRDERRRDRDDDIRRSSSRERGSTKRSRGSDSDRRDREKEMVGEKDRDRDRRRDIRPVVPPSIQDLNGSDLFAIKRTITVTTTTTTTTVPGSPPHSQRRSRSRSQSSDKHRKRKKKRRRRSDDEERKDEEHRSGSRPTSLTPLRYHGYESDRLSDRPEVDMLSLDGEALDSDYPSLEDSPLLPPPPEPPLPNPKMKSGALKTSQYHLKKKSRSSKTVGNTTSLQPTASSSTTKRGRKTGKEKMGKKDAWRSGRSKKLSGGSRKAKLQSKVSVLVREGVSSTTGNSGKLGLDLLGPGGVVSGASGPSVVGGSIAVVFRRDNESRSPFLKPCSETLALPGRSKDQSKTGKQRNILGPPSSTNQSGLKSKKSKPSSATSTSSSASSPTSSLAAKRRRPGKKPREKGISVDGSDSKSVNSTCSTVGGGWPGVSTEMQPLVGVGSKPSSPPSALPGPTPSSSSSSSTSSSASILPPSSSPLHTSPLSLPPSRDTRESSPDSQTVDSSCKTPETSFLLEEGPGQSKALSLTPSKSPVSPPGLLSSQIRGDTITQSTSNAKPLSPDDQNGSPPCSTSTALVSASVSHSSAPLANDPSSSSSSSVSSSSVSKPPPPPPPPPLAPPLPWSLQTGVDCTAGGVLALTALLFKMEEANIASRAKAQEFIQATSQILSQANQNQAQPHPPSSSSSVSSQVPPPPSHAPPQGPASAQFILHSSVPLVGCTKTPPSHMLPGLSMGGGCAQTPPPPLPVGMSGPTGGSETGWDNESKDPDKYLKKLHTQERAVEEVKLAIKPYYQRKDINKDEYKDILRKAVHKICHSRTGEINPVKVSNLVKLYVQRYKYFRKHGRKMDNEEKEDRESASMHSST; encoded by the exons ATGAAG ATGGGAACCGATGGACAGGCAGAAAAGGACGAAGGAAAAATTGTGCCAGGCAAG TCACAATCTGAACAAAGTCctgatgaagaggaggaaatGGAGTCTAAAGCAGACAGAAGGACAGTTGGCTTAAGATGTTTCCAAGGAAACAGAGAGACCTCGGAGGATGAGCCTAGTGAACTG GGGGCTGCTGTAATTACTTCCTCTGAGCCTGTATTTCTTGTGCCTCAGCTCAGCTCACAACCTCAGTACCTGGACTG TGACTTTGATGTGGAGCTAACAGCAGAAGTGAAAGTCGAGAATGGTGCGTCTCTTGCTTTGTTGACATCTGTTACCCCAAATCTTGGTTACCAGAAGCCAG GATCCTTCTTAAATGGAAATTTTCTCTTCCCACCATCTTTAAAGAAAAAGAGAGTTTCTATAGACAGTTTTTTGCCTGCAAGCTCTTTTCCTGGATGTTACTCAAGTGTAACTAAAGCCTCAGGACTGGCCTGTGCCCTCAAAAACTCTGATAGGGTCATAGAGATGGCCAAAAGCCCTCTCCCCTCATCACCCTCCAACTCACCTTcatctccttcatctgctccCTCTTccccatcctcctcctcctcatcttcatctCCTGGTGGAATGGGTACAAACTACCATGAGGATGAGGACCGAGGCAATGTTGGAGACAGCAGGGTCAACAAAGGAACTGGAGACTTTGTGTCATCAACTTCGTACTCTTTGGTGCCATCGTCAGTGCCTGTGCCACCTTCTTCTTCCTCTAATCCCTCACTTCATGCATCTTCATCATTCACACAGCCGTGCAATGATGGACAGAGGGAGAGTTTAGAGAATGACATATACGACCCCTTTCACCCAACAGAGGGTGAGGGGGAGAGAGACCAGGTGTCCACAGAGGATGATGAGGAAGAGGTTGATAAATATGATCCATTTGAACCGACAGGTTCTCCAGCCTCTGAAACAGAGGAAAAAAGATGTGTGGATGAGGAGAATGAAGGAGGAAGCAGCATTAATAGCGGAAGGAATGTTGCAAAAGCTGAAAGAGTGTTGGAAAAAGGGACACCTGCTGGCACAGAGGGGGGTCATGCAGATTCAACCGAAATTGACGCTCCATCTTCAATGTTTTATAATGTCCCTTTAGAAATCAACAGCAAGCGATCCATCAAAGACAGAATAAGGGAACAGGAAAAAAATCAAAGAGAACGGGGAACAGACTCTGAACACTCTGAGATAGAAGAAGGAGAGATAGTGGGAGCCATTGAAAGAGGAAGAGAACGAGCGATTGAGAGAAGGAGGGAGGTGTTGCTTCCATCTTCAAGCAGTCCTTCTTACCTTCAAGCGGGTGTCCCAAAACCTGAGAGGATCTTACGGGTTTTAGAGGGTGATGGGTTTGTATCTGTCCGTGCTGATGAAGAATGGGAGAGGGAGCCAGTGTCTTCTGTGGGCGTTGGAGATCTGAGACGAAAACTGACAAGTAGGAGGAAAGAGAGGTTCAGATCATGCCCTTCTTCTGCATCCATATCACCCCCCCATGTCCCTGTTTTGTCTTTACCCTCTCCTTCCTTTACCAATTCTCCACCTCTGTCCACTGATAAAGGGAGGAGTCGCAAATCCTCCAAGAGTTCAAAGGACAGGGATAGACGCAAGCGGAAAGAGGGAAGAGTAGaaaaggaaaagagaaaaaaaaggaaagaaaaggagTCAGCTGATGGTAAAAGAGAAAGCAAAGAGAGGGACAGTGAAAAAAGGAGTGTAAAAGAGAACAAGGACAAGGATTGGGATAGGGATAGAGGGAGAAGTAGCCAAAGTGAAAGCCACAAGAGGAAAAAGAGACACGGGAGCACTCCAGAACATTCCTCTCGCTCCCACTCCCAGAATGCCCCACGACATGCACAGAGTCAGAGATCTTGGTCCAGCCACTCTGAGGATCGCCACAAAGATAGAGGCCGAGATAAAGAGAGGGAAAGAAACCCAGAAAGGAACCACGAAAGAGACCGGGATAGGGATCGATGGCGAGATGAAAGGGATAGAGAACGAGACAGAGACTCCAGAAGAAGAGATGAACGAAGGAGAGATAGGGATGATGATATCAGGAGATCAAGCAGCCGAGAGAGAGGCAGTACAAAGAGGAGTAGAGGAAGTGACAGTgacaggagagacagagagaaagagatggttGGAGAAAAAGATCGAGACCGGGACAGGAGAAGAGATATTAGACCTGTTGTACCCCCGTCCATTCAGGATCTCAATGGCTCTGATCTTTTTGCGATCAAACGTACCATCACTGTTACCACCACTACAACAACCACCACAGTACCAGGTTCACCACCCCATAGCCAACGGCGCTCCCGCAGCCGATCCCAGAGCTCAGACAAACATCGTAAGAGGAAGAAGAAACGAAGGAGGCGATCAGATGATGAGGAAAGAAAGGATGAGGAGCATAGGAGCGGGTCACGACCCACCTCACTCACACCTCTTCGTTATCATGGATATGAATCAGACCGACTCTCGGATCGTCCTGAGGTAGACATGCTCTCTTTGGATGGGGAAGCACTGGATTCAGACTACCCTTCACTAGAGGACTCACCACtacttcctcctcctcctgagcCCCCTCTACCCAATCCTAAAATGAAATCCGGAGCACTCAAAACTAGCCAATATCATCTCAAGAAGAAATCCAGATCTAGCAAGACAGTTG GCAACACCACTTCCCTTCAACCTACAGCGTCCTCGTCCACTACTAAGCGAGGACGGAAAACTGGTAAGGAAAAAATGGGGAAGAAGGATGCCTGGCGTTCTGGCAGGTCCAAGAAGCTCAGCGGTGGTAGCAGAAAGGCTAAGCTCCAGTCTAAAGTCTCTGTCCTGGTTCGTGAGGGAGTTAGTAGCACGACTGGGAACTCTGGGAAGTTGGGCCTTGACCTTCTTGGTCCTGGTGGTGTTGTAAGTGGAGCTTCAGGGCCCTCAGTTGTTGGTGGGTCTATTGCTGTGGTTTTCCGCCGAGACAATGAGAGCCGATCACCATTTCTTAAGCCCTGCTCAGAGACACTGGCTCTTCCAGGGAGAAGCAAAGACCAAAGCAAAACTGGAAAACAACGCAACATACTCGGGCCTCCATCATCAACAAATCAAAGTGGACTTAAGTCGAAGAAATCTAAGCCAAGCTCTGCTACATCCACATCTTCATCTGCCTCTTCCCCAACTTCCTCATTGGCAGCGAAACGTAGGAGGCCTGGAAAAAAGCCCAGAGAGAAAGGGATAAGTGTGGATGGAAGTGATTCTAAAAGCGTTAATAGTACTTGTAGCACGGTTGGTGGTGGTTGGCCGGGAGTATCAACAGAAATGCAACCATTGGTTGGAGTTGGATCCAAGCCATCCAGTCCTCCTTCAGCTCTTCCTGGTCCCActccctcctcctcttcatcatcctccACTTCCTCATCAGCAAGTATCCTTCCTCCATCTTCCTCACCACTACACACATCCCCACTGTCTTTGCCTCCATCTCGAGATACTAGAGAGTCATCCCCAGATTCTCAAACTGTTGATAGTAGCTGCAAAACACCAGAGACTTCATTCCTTTTGGAGGAGGGCCCTGGTCAGTCCAAAGCATTGTCTCTCACACCCTCAAAGTCCCCTGTCAGCCCTCCTGGTCTGCTGTCATCACAGATCAGGGGTGATACCATAACTCAGTCCACTTCAAATGCTAAGCCTCTCTCACCAGATGACCAGAATGGCTCACCACCATGCTCTACTTCAACAGCTTTGGTGTCTGCCTCAGTCTCTCATTCCAGTGCTCCCCTGGCAAATGACCcttcttcatcctcctcttcttcaGTGTCCTCATCTTCAGTTAGCAAGCCACCACCACCTCCACCTCCTCCCCCTTTAGCTCCACCATTACCCTGGAGTCTACAAACCGGAGTGGACTGCACTGCTGGAGGTGTTTTAGCAT TGACCGCTCTCCTCTTCAAAATGGAGGAGGCCAATATAGCCAGCAGAGCCAAGGCACAAGAGTTCATCCAGGCCACAAGTCAG ATTCTCTCTCAGGCCAATCAGAACCAGGCACAGCCACACCCtccttcatcatcctcatccgTCTCATCACAAGTTCCTCCACCTCCATCACATGCTCCACCCCAAGGACCTGCTTCTGCACAGTTTATTCTCCACAGCTCTGTTCCATTGGTTGGCTGCACCAAAACACCACCTTCACACATGCTCCCTGGACTCTCAATGGGTGGAGGCTGTGCTCAAACTCCTCCTCCTCCATTGCCAGTGGGAATGTCAGGGCCAACAGGGGGCAGTGAAACGGGCTGGGATAATGAAAGTAAAGACCCAGACAAG TATCTGAAGAAGCTCCACACCCAGGAGAGGGCAGTAGAGGAAGTCAAACTGGCCATCAAGCCTTACTACCAGCGTAAAGACATCAACAAAGACGAATACAAGGATATCTTAAGGAAAGCTGTGCACAAG ATTTGTCACAGCCGGACAGGTGAGATAAACCCAGTTAAAGTGAGTAACCTTGTTAAGCTGTATGTCCAGAGGTACAAGTATTTCAGGAAGCACGGCCGCAAGATGGACAACGAGGAAAAAGAGGACAGAGAGTCTGCCTCGATGCATTCCTCAACATGA
- the LOC132149191 gene encoding splicing factor, arginine/serine-rich 19-like isoform X1, translating to MKMGTDGQAEKDEGKIVPGKSQSEQSPDEEEEMESKADRRTVGLRCFQGNRETSEDEPSELGAAVITSSEPVFLVPQLSSQPQYLDCDFDVELTAEVKVENGASLALLTSVTPNLGYQKPGSFLNGNFLFPPSLKKKRVSIDSFLPASSFPGCYSSVTKASGLACALKNSDRVIEMAKSPLPSSPSNSPSSPSSAPSSPSSSSSSSSPGGMGTNYHEDEDRGNVGDSRVNKGTGDFVSSTSYSLVPSSVPVPPSSSSNPSLHASSSFTQPCNDGQRESLENDIYDPFHPTEGEGERDQVSTEDDEEEVDKYDPFEPTGSPASETEEKRCVDEENEGGSSINSGRNVAKAERVLEKGTPAGTEGGHADSTEIDAPSSMFYNVPLEINSKRSIKDRIREQEKNQRERGTDSEHSEIEEGEIVGAIERGRERAIERRREVLLPSSSSPSYLQAGVPKPERILRVLEGDGFVSVRADEEWEREPVSSVGVGDLRRKLTSRRKERFRSCPSSASISPPHVPVLSLPSPSFTNSPPLSTDKGRSRKSSKSSKDRDRRKRKEGRVEKEKRKKRKEKESADGKRESKERDSEKRSVKENKDKDWDRDRGRSSQSESHKRKKRHGSTPEHSSRSHSQNAPRHAQSQRSWSSHSEDRHKDRGRDKERERNPERNHERDRDRDRWRDERDRERDRDSRRRDERRRDRDDDIRRSSSRERGSTKRSRGSDSDRRDREKEMVGEKDRDRDRRRDIRPVVPPSIQDLNGSDLFAIKRTITVTTTTTTTTVPGSPPHSQRRSRSRSQSSDKHRKRKKKRRRRSDDEERKDEEHRSGSRPTSLTPLRYHGYESDRLSDRPEVDMLSLDGEALDSDYPSLEDSPLLPPPPEPPLPNPKMKSGALKTSQYHLKKKSRSSKTVGQSESTSSSSSYRSKAKSKNLLSSLSPPLSASSGNTTSLQPTASSSTTKRGRKTGKEKMGKKDAWRSGRSKKLSGGSRKAKLQSKVSVLVREGVSSTTGNSGKLGLDLLGPGGVVSGASGPSVVGGSIAVVFRRDNESRSPFLKPCSETLALPGRSKDQSKTGKQRNILGPPSSTNQSGLKSKKSKPSSATSTSSSASSPTSSLAAKRRRPGKKPREKGISVDGSDSKSVNSTCSTVGGGWPGVSTEMQPLVGVGSKPSSPPSALPGPTPSSSSSSSTSSSASILPPSSSPLHTSPLSLPPSRDTRESSPDSQTVDSSCKTPETSFLLEEGPGQSKALSLTPSKSPVSPPGLLSSQIRGDTITQSTSNAKPLSPDDQNGSPPCSTSTALVSASVSHSSAPLANDPSSSSSSSVSSSSVSKPPPPPPPPPLAPPLPWSLQTGVDCTAGGVLALTALLFKMEEANIASRAKAQEFIQATSQILSQANQNQAQPHPPSSSSSVSSQVPPPPSHAPPQGPASAQFILHSSVPLVGCTKTPPSHMLPGLSMGGGCAQTPPPPLPVGMSGPTGGSETGWDNESKDPDKYLKKLHTQERAVEEVKLAIKPYYQRKDINKDEYKDILRKAVHKICHSRTGEINPVKVSNLVKLYVQRYKYFRKHGRKMDNEEKEDRESASMHSST from the exons ATGAAG ATGGGAACCGATGGACAGGCAGAAAAGGACGAAGGAAAAATTGTGCCAGGCAAG TCACAATCTGAACAAAGTCctgatgaagaggaggaaatGGAGTCTAAAGCAGACAGAAGGACAGTTGGCTTAAGATGTTTCCAAGGAAACAGAGAGACCTCGGAGGATGAGCCTAGTGAACTG GGGGCTGCTGTAATTACTTCCTCTGAGCCTGTATTTCTTGTGCCTCAGCTCAGCTCACAACCTCAGTACCTGGACTG TGACTTTGATGTGGAGCTAACAGCAGAAGTGAAAGTCGAGAATGGTGCGTCTCTTGCTTTGTTGACATCTGTTACCCCAAATCTTGGTTACCAGAAGCCAG GATCCTTCTTAAATGGAAATTTTCTCTTCCCACCATCTTTAAAGAAAAAGAGAGTTTCTATAGACAGTTTTTTGCCTGCAAGCTCTTTTCCTGGATGTTACTCAAGTGTAACTAAAGCCTCAGGACTGGCCTGTGCCCTCAAAAACTCTGATAGGGTCATAGAGATGGCCAAAAGCCCTCTCCCCTCATCACCCTCCAACTCACCTTcatctccttcatctgctccCTCTTccccatcctcctcctcctcatcttcatctCCTGGTGGAATGGGTACAAACTACCATGAGGATGAGGACCGAGGCAATGTTGGAGACAGCAGGGTCAACAAAGGAACTGGAGACTTTGTGTCATCAACTTCGTACTCTTTGGTGCCATCGTCAGTGCCTGTGCCACCTTCTTCTTCCTCTAATCCCTCACTTCATGCATCTTCATCATTCACACAGCCGTGCAATGATGGACAGAGGGAGAGTTTAGAGAATGACATATACGACCCCTTTCACCCAACAGAGGGTGAGGGGGAGAGAGACCAGGTGTCCACAGAGGATGATGAGGAAGAGGTTGATAAATATGATCCATTTGAACCGACAGGTTCTCCAGCCTCTGAAACAGAGGAAAAAAGATGTGTGGATGAGGAGAATGAAGGAGGAAGCAGCATTAATAGCGGAAGGAATGTTGCAAAAGCTGAAAGAGTGTTGGAAAAAGGGACACCTGCTGGCACAGAGGGGGGTCATGCAGATTCAACCGAAATTGACGCTCCATCTTCAATGTTTTATAATGTCCCTTTAGAAATCAACAGCAAGCGATCCATCAAAGACAGAATAAGGGAACAGGAAAAAAATCAAAGAGAACGGGGAACAGACTCTGAACACTCTGAGATAGAAGAAGGAGAGATAGTGGGAGCCATTGAAAGAGGAAGAGAACGAGCGATTGAGAGAAGGAGGGAGGTGTTGCTTCCATCTTCAAGCAGTCCTTCTTACCTTCAAGCGGGTGTCCCAAAACCTGAGAGGATCTTACGGGTTTTAGAGGGTGATGGGTTTGTATCTGTCCGTGCTGATGAAGAATGGGAGAGGGAGCCAGTGTCTTCTGTGGGCGTTGGAGATCTGAGACGAAAACTGACAAGTAGGAGGAAAGAGAGGTTCAGATCATGCCCTTCTTCTGCATCCATATCACCCCCCCATGTCCCTGTTTTGTCTTTACCCTCTCCTTCCTTTACCAATTCTCCACCTCTGTCCACTGATAAAGGGAGGAGTCGCAAATCCTCCAAGAGTTCAAAGGACAGGGATAGACGCAAGCGGAAAGAGGGAAGAGTAGaaaaggaaaagagaaaaaaaaggaaagaaaaggagTCAGCTGATGGTAAAAGAGAAAGCAAAGAGAGGGACAGTGAAAAAAGGAGTGTAAAAGAGAACAAGGACAAGGATTGGGATAGGGATAGAGGGAGAAGTAGCCAAAGTGAAAGCCACAAGAGGAAAAAGAGACACGGGAGCACTCCAGAACATTCCTCTCGCTCCCACTCCCAGAATGCCCCACGACATGCACAGAGTCAGAGATCTTGGTCCAGCCACTCTGAGGATCGCCACAAAGATAGAGGCCGAGATAAAGAGAGGGAAAGAAACCCAGAAAGGAACCACGAAAGAGACCGGGATAGGGATCGATGGCGAGATGAAAGGGATAGAGAACGAGACAGAGACTCCAGAAGAAGAGATGAACGAAGGAGAGATAGGGATGATGATATCAGGAGATCAAGCAGCCGAGAGAGAGGCAGTACAAAGAGGAGTAGAGGAAGTGACAGTgacaggagagacagagagaaagagatggttGGAGAAAAAGATCGAGACCGGGACAGGAGAAGAGATATTAGACCTGTTGTACCCCCGTCCATTCAGGATCTCAATGGCTCTGATCTTTTTGCGATCAAACGTACCATCACTGTTACCACCACTACAACAACCACCACAGTACCAGGTTCACCACCCCATAGCCAACGGCGCTCCCGCAGCCGATCCCAGAGCTCAGACAAACATCGTAAGAGGAAGAAGAAACGAAGGAGGCGATCAGATGATGAGGAAAGAAAGGATGAGGAGCATAGGAGCGGGTCACGACCCACCTCACTCACACCTCTTCGTTATCATGGATATGAATCAGACCGACTCTCGGATCGTCCTGAGGTAGACATGCTCTCTTTGGATGGGGAAGCACTGGATTCAGACTACCCTTCACTAGAGGACTCACCACtacttcctcctcctcctgagcCCCCTCTACCCAATCCTAAAATGAAATCCGGAGCACTCAAAACTAGCCAATATCATCTCAAGAAGAAATCCAGATCTAGCAAGACAGTTGGTCAGTCTGAAtccacctcctcctcttcttcttatAGATCAAAAGCCAAAAGTAAAAACCTTCTGTCATCTCTCTCACCACCTCTTTCTGCGTCCTCAGGCAACACCACTTCCCTTCAACCTACAGCGTCCTCGTCCACTACTAAGCGAGGACGGAAAACTGGTAAGGAAAAAATGGGGAAGAAGGATGCCTGGCGTTCTGGCAGGTCCAAGAAGCTCAGCGGTGGTAGCAGAAAGGCTAAGCTCCAGTCTAAAGTCTCTGTCCTGGTTCGTGAGGGAGTTAGTAGCACGACTGGGAACTCTGGGAAGTTGGGCCTTGACCTTCTTGGTCCTGGTGGTGTTGTAAGTGGAGCTTCAGGGCCCTCAGTTGTTGGTGGGTCTATTGCTGTGGTTTTCCGCCGAGACAATGAGAGCCGATCACCATTTCTTAAGCCCTGCTCAGAGACACTGGCTCTTCCAGGGAGAAGCAAAGACCAAAGCAAAACTGGAAAACAACGCAACATACTCGGGCCTCCATCATCAACAAATCAAAGTGGACTTAAGTCGAAGAAATCTAAGCCAAGCTCTGCTACATCCACATCTTCATCTGCCTCTTCCCCAACTTCCTCATTGGCAGCGAAACGTAGGAGGCCTGGAAAAAAGCCCAGAGAGAAAGGGATAAGTGTGGATGGAAGTGATTCTAAAAGCGTTAATAGTACTTGTAGCACGGTTGGTGGTGGTTGGCCGGGAGTATCAACAGAAATGCAACCATTGGTTGGAGTTGGATCCAAGCCATCCAGTCCTCCTTCAGCTCTTCCTGGTCCCActccctcctcctcttcatcatcctccACTTCCTCATCAGCAAGTATCCTTCCTCCATCTTCCTCACCACTACACACATCCCCACTGTCTTTGCCTCCATCTCGAGATACTAGAGAGTCATCCCCAGATTCTCAAACTGTTGATAGTAGCTGCAAAACACCAGAGACTTCATTCCTTTTGGAGGAGGGCCCTGGTCAGTCCAAAGCATTGTCTCTCACACCCTCAAAGTCCCCTGTCAGCCCTCCTGGTCTGCTGTCATCACAGATCAGGGGTGATACCATAACTCAGTCCACTTCAAATGCTAAGCCTCTCTCACCAGATGACCAGAATGGCTCACCACCATGCTCTACTTCAACAGCTTTGGTGTCTGCCTCAGTCTCTCATTCCAGTGCTCCCCTGGCAAATGACCcttcttcatcctcctcttcttcaGTGTCCTCATCTTCAGTTAGCAAGCCACCACCACCTCCACCTCCTCCCCCTTTAGCTCCACCATTACCCTGGAGTCTACAAACCGGAGTGGACTGCACTGCTGGAGGTGTTTTAGCAT TGACCGCTCTCCTCTTCAAAATGGAGGAGGCCAATATAGCCAGCAGAGCCAAGGCACAAGAGTTCATCCAGGCCACAAGTCAG ATTCTCTCTCAGGCCAATCAGAACCAGGCACAGCCACACCCtccttcatcatcctcatccgTCTCATCACAAGTTCCTCCACCTCCATCACATGCTCCACCCCAAGGACCTGCTTCTGCACAGTTTATTCTCCACAGCTCTGTTCCATTGGTTGGCTGCACCAAAACACCACCTTCACACATGCTCCCTGGACTCTCAATGGGTGGAGGCTGTGCTCAAACTCCTCCTCCTCCATTGCCAGTGGGAATGTCAGGGCCAACAGGGGGCAGTGAAACGGGCTGGGATAATGAAAGTAAAGACCCAGACAAG TATCTGAAGAAGCTCCACACCCAGGAGAGGGCAGTAGAGGAAGTCAAACTGGCCATCAAGCCTTACTACCAGCGTAAAGACATCAACAAAGACGAATACAAGGATATCTTAAGGAAAGCTGTGCACAAG ATTTGTCACAGCCGGACAGGTGAGATAAACCCAGTTAAAGTGAGTAACCTTGTTAAGCTGTATGTCCAGAGGTACAAGTATTTCAGGAAGCACGGCCGCAAGATGGACAACGAGGAAAAAGAGGACAGAGAGTCTGCCTCGATGCATTCCTCAACATGA